A window from Podospora bellae-mahoneyi strain CBS 112042 chromosome 1 map unlocalized CBS112042p_1, whole genome shotgun sequence encodes these proteins:
- the ALO1 gene encoding D-arabinono-1,4-lactone oxidase (BUSCO:EOG092624X0; CAZy:AA7; EggNog:ENOG503NV4C; COG:V), protein MASPTEDLSHIPLETRSIITTESSDGIPFPASPIPHTHRTWARTFSSRPEVYLQPSTLPQITKITNLARRCRRRLVVVGSGHSPSNLTCTSSWMVNLDKYSRVLSIDPTTGICVLQSGIRLWQLSEALNKEGLALPSMGSINEQSIAGAISTGTHGSSLKHGLISEGVESLKIVLANGEEVFCSPTERSDLFRAALLSLGAIGIVTEVTFRAVKAFSLAWEQSIDSDSKLFAEWESKLWKQSEFVRVWWFPYMRRAVVWKADKVDENDLDTGVVKNYDPPTSFQDSKIGYFIYHNLLALARWFPRITPWVEWFVFGLQYGFGNGEMTTTRAVQPSYKAFLLNCLYSQFVNEWAIPLAKGPEALQRLAAWLHRLQPGDEGYVEHKIPFSAEGLWVHSPVEVRVSDTTVKTSGERGNRPWLDITPEDGPALYLNATMYRPYHKDPSYNATERYYEAFEWLMRDLGGKPHWAKTFAVTPDEFASKQWYGENFHQFRKVREEVDPLGMFVGPWQRKFLLGEPAEEKDRLALEEVGFEQKPAKEGGYVVTGHQNVVVA, encoded by the coding sequence ATGGCGTCTCCAACCGAGGACCTCTCCCACATCCCCCTGGAAACCcgatccatcatcaccaccgaatCCTCAGATGGcatccccttccccgcctcccccatccctcacACCCACCGCACCTGGGCTCGGACCTTCAGCTCTCGCCCTGAAGTCTACCTCCAGccttccaccctccctcAAATAACCAAAATCACCAACCTTGCTCGCCGCTGCCGTCGCCgtctggttgttgtcggATCCGGGCACTCCCCTTCGAACCTCACATGCACCTCCTCGTGGATGGTCAACCTTGACAAATACTCTCGTGTCCTCTCGATTGACCCCACCACCGGCATTTGTGTGCTCCAATCCGGCATCAGACTATGGCAGCTCAGCGAGGCCCTCAACAAGGAaggcctcgccctccccagcaTGGGAAGCATCAACGAGCAGTCCATCGCCGGCGCCATCTCTACTGGTACTCACGGCAGCTCCCTCAAGCACGGCCTGATTTCCGAAGGAGTGGAATCCCTCAAGATTGTCCTCGCCAACGGTGAAGAAGTCTTCTGCTCACCAACAGAGAGATCGGATCTCTTCCGCGCTGCCTTGCTCAGCTTGGGAGCCATCGGCATCGTCACCGAGGTGACATTCAGAGCGGTTAAGGCGTTCAGTTTGGCATGGGAGCAATCGATTGACTCCGACAGCAAGCTGTTTGCCGAGTGGGAGTCCAAACTTTGGAAACAATCCGAGTTTGTCAGGGTGTGGTGGTTCCCCTACATGAGAAGGGCGGTAGTTTGGAAGGCGGACAAGGTGGATGAGAATGATTTGGAcacgggggtggtgaagaactATGATCCGCCCACGAGCTTTCAGGACAGCAAGATTGGGTATTTTATCTACCACAACTTGCTGGCGTTGGCGAGGTGGTTCCCTAGGATTACTCCGTGGGTGGAGTGGTTTGTGTTTGGGCTGCAGTATGGGTTTGGGAATGGGGAGATGACAACTACGCGGGCGGTGCAGCCGAGTTACAAGGCTTTCTTGTTGAACTGTCTGTACAGTCAGTTTGTGAATGAGTGGGCTATTCCGCTTGCGAAGGGACCGGAGGCGCTGCAGAGATTGGCGGCTTGGTTGCATAGACTGCAGCCCGGGGATGAGGGGTATGTTGAGCATAAGATTCCTTTCAGTGCGGAGGGTCTCTGGGTGCACAGCCCGGTTGAGGTCAGGGTCAGCGATACCACTGTCAAGACCAGCGGCGAAAGGGGAAACAGGCCTTGGTTGGATATCACTCCTGAGGATGGACCGGCGTTGTATCTCAACGCGACGATGTACCGACCTTACCACAAGGACCCAAGCTACAATGCGACCGAAAGGTACTACGAGGCTTTCGAGTGGTTGATGAGAGATCTGGGCGGAAAGCCACATTGGGCAAAGACATTTGCTGTCACGCCGGACGAGTTTGCGAGCAAGCAGTGGTATGGTGAGAATTTCCACCAGTTCAGGAAGGTGAGAGAGGAGGTCGACCCTCTGGGCATGTTCGTTGGACCATGGCAGCGCAAGTTCTTGCTGGGAGagccggcggaggagaaggatagGCTTGCTTTGGAAGAAGTTGGGTTTGAGCAGAAGCCTGCAAAGGAGGGTGGTTATGTTGTGACGGGGCACCAAAATGTGGTTGTCGCATGA
- a CDS encoding uncharacterized protein (CAZy:CE2; EggNog:ENOG503NZ4Y; COG:O): MLSLSKLAVLGLGLISQASAVILQNGQVRETNFPNTRLDSFSPSSYRTYPANASEISYKGRWDSKYVSWWSAPGIKFGYTGQTVAITFGNLTTDRVLVGYRIGGLDWIFTNITAGATHLLVSPETPGSSLTGPINPWTFELRVSNWAYGIQIDSVHVAKGEKLIKIPDHGRRIEVIGDSLSAGMYTTYEGLTSWAYGLGAGLGNTEYSVTGYPGICAADQDCWGNPRGQVHQWFYTSDTSWRASQIWGDNPEPWNFSKQPAADIVVINIGTNDHNQHNNVSTEAYIDALGKIIQGVHGKWPKAQVIVMSLWLGFYQQGNTYLPNAPEGWVKEIQDLVKYFNSDKYLSQPVIYDGVTKKSTKLRVKRKESPFVHWFNTKGILQHNDIGPQWHPTDVGAIKVASHLQQFIRIKFGWELEATGPEVWHETLYWNDESGY, from the exons ATGTTGTCCTTGTCAAAACTGGCCGTCCTGGGCCTGGGGCTCATCTCACAAGCTTCGGCCGTGATCCTACAAAACGGCCAAGTCAGAGAGACCAACTTCCCCAACACCCGCCTGGACAgcttttctccctcttcctacAGGACATATCCCGCAAACGCGAGTGAGATCTCCTATAAGGGGCGCTGGGACTCCAAATATGTCTCCTGGTGGTC AGCCCCCGGCATCAAATTCGGCTACACCGGCCAGACCGTCGCCATCACCTTCGGCAACTTGACCACCGACCGCGTCCTCGTCGGCTACCGAATCGGCGGCCTCGACTGGatcttcaccaacatcaccgcgGGCGCCACCCACCTCCTTGTCTCCCCAGAGACCCCcggctcctccctcaccggccccatcaacccctggACCTTTGAACTCCGAGTCTCCAACTGGGCGTACGGCATCCAAATCGACTCCGTCCACGTCGCCAAAGGAGAGAAACTGATCAAAATCCCCGACCATGGCCGCCGCATCGAAGTCATCGGCGACAGCCTCTCCGCGGGCATGTACACCACCTACGAGGGCCTCACCAGCTGGGCCTACGGTCTTGGGGCTGGTTTAGGAAACACCGAGTACTCCGTCACCGGGTACCCGGGCATTTGCGCCGCAGATCAAGACTGCTGGGGCAACCCCCGAGGGCAAGTCCATCAGTGGTTTTACACCTCCGACACCAGCTGGAGAGCCTCCCAAATTTGGGGGGACAACCCTGAGCCATGGAACTTTTCCAAGCAACCCGCCGCTGACATCGTCGTGATAAACATCGGCACCAACGACCACAACCAACACAACAACGTCTCTACCGAGGCGTACATCGACGCGCTGGGCAAGATCATCCAGGGTGTCCACGGCAAGTGGCCCAAAGCACAAGTCATCGTCATGTCCCTTTGGCTAGGGTTCTACCAGCAGGGGAATACCTACCTCCCCAACGCGCCGGAGGGCTGGGTGAAAGAAATCCAGGACTTGGTGAAGTACTTCAACTCGGACAAGTACCTCAGCCAGCCGGTGATCTATGACGgggtgacgaagaagagcaccaagttgagggtgaagaggaaggagagccCGTTTGTGCACTGGTTCAATACCAAGGGGATCTTGCAGCATAATGATATTGGGCCGCAGTGGCATCCGACTGATGTGGGGGCTATCAAGGTTGCTAGTCACTTGCAGCAGTTTATCAGGATCAAGTTTgggtgggagttggaggcTACGGGGCCGGAGGTGTGGCATGAGACGCTTTATTGGAATGATGAGAGTGGTTATTAG
- a CDS encoding uncharacterized protein (COG:S; EggNog:ENOG503P0U4) has protein sequence MTFQNNKQQQPRTPLQYNLAQQQHPRSHSNSSSEVTPPQRDEGHAASASHPSSLLPPPAPPPQTQTQFSHFPARPTSTTTYSEPDYGADQIHNPPSVARAHGQPVIVEGPYLRGTNMASPPGYQQPDWEPAFNARMLTDFREDLARMDGVITPGVDDTPYIHQAIEALTRRDRDTGYSANESSSSDSAQAGPSIYPNQPHRQVYQHPQQTPRPISTGPIQEGDEVLQPPNPQFSKPNPAASADSLAESLLKGARKPAQPHEWRPVEREEILNRTGEWKAQGVPPLTFRPWPLRAPALFGFMAMCVLMIAALAFGAVWSHQKQGLVGWDDIVGGRYFVFRILPQLIGAVFLLYAQFIITTIFRILPFVRLASHDPQVRDGAVYQRLYPSFLWPKFVGPWNVWVPIFATWLMNFTIPLQSSLFTVILAEEGEERQWVWATCQGVAWALVGLYLLLLISTIIVWRFWATTEKTGLIWDPRSLADYIAIVSETNTATDYRGTQLARGIEGIRFALRRRAHDRLGYWTWKDGRPGFWHTLGSPMDNESNLLPFPDVTSGQRMEKQPFNNQSPLIENPDHHPDLEASDPSATIRHRYLPWSLRTSQLLWFIIASVILLAALFVISFLPSTRISKGFTPGLRADPQPGAFSAADFLYAFVPSLLGMMLFLSFQHITTHFLILTPWAALSSPGGCRAEEGLLVDYPACLPLESSFKALRNKHFRAAFLSFSSTLFLAVPVLAGGMFMALTKLSRTRREEDGVVVEDWEQEVRMYANMPAYTLLLAVLGLYLVALVSLVPKRKEVGMPHGVGCLAEVVGYLVNNELREELAFKRCVNKEELLERMGAGGRGNGGIDMSPRWYFGFGGEGVAGVPLIGGEQQQNGGMESELGIRRLRRFTEKRRVRKSMIRRGNDGLSL, from the exons ATGACCTTCCAGAAtaacaagcagcagcagcctc GAACACCTCTGCAGTACAATCTtgcacagcaacaacatccaaGATCACACTCGAATTCTTCTTCCGAAGTCACACCTCCACAGCGGGACGAGGGGCATGCAGCATCTGCCTCTCATCCCAGCTCCctcctaccaccaccagcaccaccaccacaaacacaaacacaaTTCTCTCACTTCCCAGCCCGGCCTACATCGACAACCACCTATTCGGAGCCGGATTACGGAGCGGACCAAATTCACAACCCTCCCTCTGTCGCGCGCGCACATGGACAGCCCGTCATAGTAGAGGGACCTTATCTTCGTGGCACAAACATGGCTTCACCGCCAGGATATCAGCAGCCCGACTGGGAGCCTGCTTTCAACGCCAGGATGTTGACAGATTTCAGAGAGGACCTTGCCCGAATGGACGGAGTCATAACACCAGGAGTAGACGACACTCCATATATTCACCAAGCCATTGAAGCACTCACTCGCCGTGATCGCGATACTGGTTATTCCGCAAATGAGTCTTCGAGCAGTGACAGCGCACAGGCTGGACCGTCGATATATCCGAACCAACCACACCGACAGGTTTACCAACACCCTCAGCAAACGCCACGACCTATCTCCACGGGACCAATtcaggagggggatgaagtgCTGCAACCACCTAATCCACAATTTTCGAAACCAAATCCAGCCGCTTCCGCCGACTCGCTTGCCGAAAGTTTGCTCAAAGGTGCTAGGAAACCTGCGCAGCCTCATGAATGGAGACcagtggagagggaggagattcTCAACAGGACTGGGGAATGGAAGGCCCAGGGAGTACCGCCACTTACCTTTAGGCCATGGCCATTACGAGCACCCGCTTTGTTTGGGTTCATGGCCATGTGTGTGCTGATGATCGCGGCTCTTGCCTTTGGTGCTGTTTGGTCACATCAAAAGCAGGGGTTAGTTGGTTGGGACGACATCGTGGGCGGCCGGTATTTCGTCTTTAGGATCCTCCCGCAACTAATCGGGGCTGTCTTCCTGCTCTATGCGCAGTTCATCATCACAACCATCTTCCGGATCCTACCGTTTGTGCGGTTGGCTTCTCACGACCCTCAGGTCCGTGATGGTGCGGTATACCAGAGACTCTACCCTTCGTTTCTCTGGCCGAAGTTTGTCGGACCCTGGAATGTCTGGGTGCCGATCTTTGCTACTTGGCTGATGAACTTTACCATCCCGCTTCAGAGCTCGCTTTTTACGGTTATTCTGgcggaagagggggaggagagacaGTGGGTTTGGGCCACATGTCAAGGTGTGGCTTGGGCCTTGGTAGGGTTATACCTGTTGTTGCTCATTTCAACAATCATCGTCTGGAGATTCTGGGCAACTACCGAAAAGACCGGTCTGATTTGGGACCCTCGATCTCTGGCCGATTACATCGCCATCGTCTCCGAAACCAACACCGCGACCGACTATCGCGGTACTCAACTCGCCCGCGGAATAGAGGGCATCCGCTTcgccctccgccgccgtGCTCACGATAGGCTAGGGTACTGGACCTGGAAAGATGGTCGCCCGGGTTTCTGGCATACGCTTGGGAGCCCCATGGATAACGAGTccaacctccttccctttccgGATGTCACCAGCGGTCAAAGAATGGAGAAACAACCATTCAACAACCAAAGCCCCCTAATCGAAAACCCCGATCACCATCCCGACCTCGAAGCCTCGGACCCGAGCGCCACAATCCGACACAGATACCTCCCCTGGTCATTGCGAACAAGCCAACTCCTCTGGTTCATCATCGCGAGCGTTATCCTCCTTGCCGCCCTCTTTgtcatctccttcctcccatcaacTCGTATAAGCAAGGGCTTCACCCCCGGATTGCGCGCCGACCCCCAACCAGGCGCGTTCTCCGCCGCGGATTTCCTCTACGCGTTTGTCCCCTCCCTGTTGGGGATGATGCTGTTCCTCAGCTTCCAGCACATAACAACCcacttcctcatcctcacgCCCTGGGCGGCACTATCTTCCCCCGGCGGTTGCCGAGCGGAAGAGGGACTCCTAGTCGACTACCCAGCCTGCCTCCCCCTCGAATCCAGCTTCAAAGCCCTGAGGAACAAGCATTTCCGCGCGGCGTTTCTGTCGTTCAGCTCAACTTTGTTTCTGGCGGTCCCGGTCCTGGCAGGGGGGATGTTTATGGCCTTGACGAAACTATCCAGAAcgagaagggaagaagacggggtggtggtcgaggaCTGGGAGCAAGAGGTGAGGATGTATGCTAACATGCCTGCTTATACTCTTttgctggcggtgctgggaCTGTATCTCGTGGCGTTGGTGAGCCTTGTGccaaagaggaaggaggtggggatgccgcatggggttgggtgtctggcggaggtggtggggtatCTTGTGAACAAcgagttgagggaggagctggcttTCAAGAGGTGTGTCAACAAGGAGGAGCTTCTGGAACggatgggggcgggggggagggggaatggggggaTTGATATGAGTCCGAGGTGGTATTtcgggtttgggggggagggggtggcgggTGTGCCGCTTATTGggggggagcagcagcaaaatggggggatggagagTGAGCTTGGGATtaggaggttgaggaggtttactgagaagaggagggttagGAAGAGCATGATTAGGAGGGGGAATGATGGGTTGTCGTTGTGA
- a CDS encoding uncharacterized protein (EggNog:ENOG503P3GK), with translation MSSSSQQPSTNAVPDTQLGLTEDEIQILRHGQQAVAAAGSSSSRAASRASSQGLLMIDSSSLSALGRHFDRVMQHIQQRLEYLMEQSQIVTLSVYDQSGQLIDNADAEIARYHDIMAQIDELELDFDRIRHIRDIVRDYRRRAEELERELERSGGGGSSRRDRGHRSHRHRT, from the coding sequence atgtcgtcgtcgtcgcaaCAACCGTCCACGAATGCCGTACCCGACACGCAACTAGGGCTGACAGAAGACGAGATTCAAATCCTTCGACATGGACAGCAGGCAGTGGCGGCAGCTgggtcctcgtcctcccgcGCCGCGAGCAGGGCGTCTTCGCAGGGGCTACTCATGATTGACAGCTCGTCTCTGTCCGCGCTGGGCCGACATTTTGACCGAGTCATGCAGCATATTCAGCAGCGGCTCGAGTACCTGATGGAACAATCGCAAATAGTAACTCTGAGCGTCTATGACCAGAGTGGTCAGCTCATCGACAATGCCGATGCCGAGATTGCGCGCTACCACGACATCATGGCGCAGATAGACGAGCTCGAGCTGGACTTTGACCGCATCAGACACATCCGGGATATTGTTAGGGACTATCGCCGGCGTGCTGAGGAGTTGGAGCGTGAGCTGGAGCGGTCAGGCGGCGGTGGGTCGTCGAGACGGGATCGTGGGCATCGGTCACATCGACATCGGACATGA